The Panicum hallii strain FIL2 chromosome 9, PHallii_v3.1, whole genome shotgun sequence genome has a window encoding:
- the LOC112874067 gene encoding pentatricopeptide repeat-containing protein At4g33990-like — protein sequence MFEHHAACPTLPLAAGDHRSVPFDPVSLPDLLRSTATSSPSAGAPAVSALHAAGLKLGALPSSLPASNALISAYSHAGLLPSALRAFHLLPCPSTASYTTVLSALSRHGRPHEALSLFAASASAVAPDAELLSCIVSCCRRSSAFLPARAAHAYGIKNVAVLVFYASAGPALVALYAKQGKVSAARRVFGCLDVEDVVSWNAMIGGFASAGRDIEAWNCFREMRMRGVRGNARTAVAVLGACDLESGRQVHGYMLRSHGGGSKTILWNALMSMYSRLGSVSDAEHVFLEVERKDVVSWNVMIGTFAKNGYGAKALEHVDAMAQSGMQPDSVTFTAVLMACCHCGMVDEGLALFQHFVSVAGLVPTMEQCTCVVDLLARAGRFVEALEFIGQMPMQPNAIVWGALLSASRMHHNVESARIAFEQLVQVEPENAGNFVTMSNIYAKAGMVEDAKRVRMMIDIVELMKPSGQSCVEIV from the coding sequence ATGTTCGAGCACCACGCCGCGTGCCCGACCTTGCCGCTCGCAGCCGGCGACCACCGCTCCGTCCCCTTCGACCCTGTTTCCCTCCCTGACCTCCTCCGTTCCACGGCGACCTCCTCGCCCAGCGCCGGTGCCCCGGCCGTCTCCGCCCTCCACGCGGCGGGCCTCAAGCTCGGCGCCCTCCCCTCCTCCCTGCCGGCCTCCAACGCCCTCATCTCCGCCTACTCCCACGCGGGCCTCCTCCCATCCGCGCTCCGCGCCTTCCACCTCCTTCCCTGCCCGTCCACCGCCTCCTACACCACCGTCCTCTCCGCGCTCTCCCGCCACGGCCGTCCCCACGAGGCGCTCTCCCTCTTCGCCGCCTCCGCGTCCGCGGTCGCCCCCGACGCCGAGCTCCTCTCCTGCATCGTCTCATGCTGCCGCCGCTCGTCAGCCTtcctccccgcgcgcgcggcgcaCGCTTACGGCATTAAGAACGTGGCCGTGCTGGTCTTCTACGCCTCGGCAGGTCCGGCGCTGGTCGCCCTGTACGCGAAGCAAGGGAAGGTCAGCGCTGCCCGGAGAGTGTTTGGTTGCTTGGACGTCGAGGACGTGGTGTCCTGGAACGCCATGATCGGGGGATTCGCTAGTGCCGGGAGGGACATTGAGGCCTGGAATTGCTTCCGGGAGATGCGCATGAGAGGTGTTCGAGGGAATGCCCGCACAGCTGTGGCGGTGCTGGGCGCTTGTGATTTGGAGTCCGGCAGGCAGGTCCATGGGTACATGCTGAGAAGCCATGGTGGTGGTTCCAAAACAATTTTGTGGAATGCGCTGATGAGCATGTATTCTCGTCTCGGCTCTGTCAGTGATGCAGAGCATGTGTTCTTGGAGGTTGAACGGAAGGATGTTGTGTCATGGAACGTGATGATTGGGACATTTGCGAAGAACGGATATGGAGCAAAGGCTCTTGAGCATGTGGACGCCATGGCGCAGAGTGGGATGCAGCCGGACTCTGTAACATTCACAGCTGTTCTAATGGCATGCTGCCATTGTGGCATGGTGGATGAAGGGCTTGCACTATTCCAGCACTTTGTGTCCGTTGCTGGTCTCGTCCCAACTATGGAGCAGTGCACCTGTGTTGTGGATCTGCTTGCACGTGCTGGGAGGTTCGTAGAGGCCTTGGAATTTATCGGTCAGATGCCGATGCAACCAAATGCAATTGTCTGGGGTGCACTTCTGTCTGCAAGTAGGATGCACCACAATGTGGAATCTGCAAGGATTGCATTCGAGCAGCTAGTTCAGGTAGAGCCCGAGAATGCT